Proteins encoded in a region of the Paenibacillus sp. W2I17 genome:
- a CDS encoding AraC family transcriptional regulator, which produces MDWLVRMNGAMEYIETNLADTISYDEIAQRACCSTYHFQRMFPFITGVTLSEYIRRRRLTLAAFELQTTGSKVIDVAMKYGYDSPEAFARAFKNLHGIMPISARDTGVSLKAYPRMSFHISIKGDVEMNYRIEQRDSFEMFGVYGIINADQKTAFSEVPLFRIKCDDDGSVDMMNDLLGRFGDTMLHAALYDHTKESFKYMICYHVPKGLEIPERFTKLAIPTLTWAVFPEPQCDMQKLWERIYSEWFPTSEYEQVEGPTFEMYYGMARHGNVSGEIWIPVKKK; this is translated from the coding sequence ATGGATTGGTTGGTTAGGATGAATGGTGCCATGGAATATATCGAAACAAATCTAGCGGACACTATTTCATATGATGAAATAGCACAGAGAGCCTGTTGCTCTACCTATCATTTTCAAAGGATGTTTCCATTTATTACTGGCGTAACGTTATCGGAGTACATTCGACGTCGACGGTTGACATTGGCTGCATTCGAACTGCAGACAACAGGCTCAAAGGTTATTGATGTAGCTATGAAATATGGATATGATTCGCCGGAGGCGTTTGCACGCGCCTTTAAGAATCTTCATGGTATTATGCCTATATCCGCGCGTGATACAGGCGTTTCTCTAAAAGCCTATCCTCGAATGTCCTTTCATATTTCAATAAAAGGGGATGTCGAAATGAATTACCGTATTGAGCAAAGAGATTCTTTTGAGATGTTTGGAGTATATGGAATTATAAATGCAGACCAGAAAACAGCGTTCTCTGAAGTTCCTCTATTCCGTATAAAATGTGATGATGATGGCAGCGTTGATATGATGAACGACTTACTGGGACGTTTTGGTGACACCATGTTACATGCCGCCCTTTATGATCACACTAAAGAATCTTTCAAATACATGATCTGTTATCATGTACCTAAGGGGCTTGAGATACCGGAGAGATTCACAAAACTTGCTATCCCAACATTAACGTGGGCGGTCTTCCCGGAGCCGCAGTGTGATATGCAAAAACTATGGGAACGAATCTATTCTGAGTGGTTTCCGACATCTGAATACGAACAGGTTGAGGGCCCTACTTTCGAGATGTATTATGGAATGGCACGGCATGGGAATGTTTCAGGAGAAATCTGGATACCCGTGAAGAAAAAATAA
- the dnaN gene encoding DNA polymerase III subunit beta, which produces MLVEITKDSLMNAIQYVIKAVAANSPIPILQGIHIQAGADGVTFTASNTSLTIQSMIAQDDVSLTVKRTGAIVIPSRYFHDIIRKFNDDKVRLEIKEPMILSIVSGHSQLRLCGMDPTEFPSFNDGEAFPSTKLRINTSLLRSTIKQLAIVASTSETSPILTGVSLECSNDFLNLIATDGVRLAYRALHLEDATHNSLNAVIPAKNLYELSKILNKTDDTTEIEVSNNRVKFVTTGLKVESALIEGTFPSIKNVIPQSYLCEIAVDTACLLRAVECVTVMASEQVIRLVANADTLKLLSKTADVGDIQNEIPLLEMCGEEFVISLNGKFFIDILRNMDCASVRLRYAGKTSPIVVFPDDSLMSTLFLITPVMTR; this is translated from the coding sequence TTGCTGGTAGAGATAACAAAAGATTCTCTTATGAATGCCATACAATATGTGATAAAGGCAGTAGCAGCGAATAGTCCAATACCTATTCTTCAAGGAATACATATTCAAGCAGGTGCAGATGGCGTTACTTTTACGGCAAGTAATACAAGTTTGACGATACAGTCTATGATTGCTCAAGATGATGTTTCTCTGACTGTAAAAAGAACAGGGGCTATCGTTATACCATCGCGTTATTTTCACGATATTATTCGTAAATTTAATGATGACAAAGTTAGACTTGAAATTAAAGAGCCAATGATTCTTTCGATTGTATCCGGTCATTCTCAATTACGTTTATGCGGGATGGACCCTACAGAATTCCCTTCCTTTAATGATGGAGAGGCGTTCCCTTCTACTAAACTACGCATTAATACTTCCTTACTTCGTTCGACTATTAAACAGCTAGCAATCGTAGCATCAACGTCCGAGACCAGCCCCATATTAACAGGAGTTTCTTTGGAATGCAGTAATGATTTTCTTAACTTAATTGCTACAGATGGAGTGCGGCTTGCATACCGCGCTTTGCATTTAGAAGATGCTACTCACAACAGTTTGAACGCTGTTATTCCAGCGAAAAATCTCTATGAATTATCGAAAATATTGAACAAAACAGATGACACAACTGAAATTGAAGTGAGTAATAATCGAGTTAAATTCGTGACAACTGGACTGAAAGTGGAGTCTGCTCTTATTGAAGGAACGTTCCCATCCATAAAGAATGTAATCCCTCAATCTTATTTGTGTGAAATCGCAGTTGATACAGCATGTTTGTTGAGAGCAGTTGAATGTGTAACTGTAATGGCTAGTGAACAAGTGATTAGATTAGTAGCTAATGCAGACACATTAAAACTATTGTCCAAAACAGCCGATGTTGGAGATATTCAGAATGAAATTCCGTTATTAGAGATGTGTGGGGAAGAATTTGTGATATCACTAAATGGAAAGTTTTTTATCGATATACTTCGCAACATGGATTGCGCTAGCGTCCGATTAAGATACGCTGGGAAAACAAGTCCCATCGTCGTATTTCCAGATGACTCGCTCATGTCTACTCTGTTCTTGATTACTCCAGTGATGACCCGGTGA
- a CDS encoding ribbon-helix-helix protein, CopG family, which yields MNNNNIKVGVSNKEGQLGFVFSRGGLREGSGRKSIGVTKKISLTLTEDMWGKIENHCTEHKLSRSEAIRNIIESFYTK from the coding sequence TTGAACAACAATAACATTAAAGTTGGTGTCTCTAATAAAGAAGGCCAGTTAGGTTTTGTCTTTTCGAGAGGTGGTCTGCGAGAAGGTTCCGGGAGAAAGAGTATAGGTGTGACTAAAAAAATATCTTTAACTCTAACAGAGGACATGTGGGGAAAAATCGAAAACCATTGCACAGAGCATAAACTTTCTCGTTCGGAGGCTATACGTAACATCATTGAGTCCTTCTATACAAAATAA
- a CDS encoding transposase translates to MGEQRQRYNEEFKKQTVKFIQEQTKTLGDLAEELNIPKSTLHQWMSKYRELKHEPVASVDRVKELEAELQEMRRLLQEKEHTLADTQEELAIVKKAVHIFSKPKS, encoded by the coding sequence ATGGGAGAACAGCGGCAACGATATAACGAAGAATTCAAGAAACAAACGGTCAAATTCATTCAAGAGCAGACGAAGACACTTGGAGATTTGGCAGAAGAACTCAACATTCCAAAAAGTACGTTGCACCAATGGATGAGTAAGTACCGCGAACTAAAACATGAGCCTGTTGCCAGTGTAGATCGAGTGAAGGAACTGGAAGCAGAGCTTCAAGAGATGCGCCGGTTGCTTCAAGAGAAAGAGCACACGCTTGCGGATACACAAGAAGAACTGGCGATTGTAAAAAAAGCAGTGCACATCTTCAGCAAACCAAAGAGCTAA
- a CDS encoding IS3 family transposase, translated as MEDHRSEFSLEKMCRTFQVSRSGYYRWRMDRTSKRQNRKDEVMKRIRYHFYDHQMRCGSPKITYLLHLEGLRISSRTVSIYMRQMNLRSVVMPKYRVQTTDSKHDHPLAPNTLNQQFKTSKPNTVWVTDITYIPCRGGRLYLASVLDLCTREIVGWRLYNHMETSLVMGALEEAYKAKRPAPGLLHHSDRGSQYTSKEYVEQLKSYGMESSMSRRGNCYDNACIESWHSILKKELIYCNPRFKTPEEAYTAIYQYIEFYYNRKRMHGALGYLSPARFAMKFTDKSAA; from the coding sequence GTGGAAGATCATCGCTCCGAGTTTTCTTTGGAGAAGATGTGCAGAACCTTTCAAGTATCACGGAGCGGATATTACAGATGGCGAATGGACCGAACCAGCAAGCGGCAGAACCGCAAAGACGAGGTCATGAAGCGTATTCGGTATCATTTTTACGACCACCAGATGCGGTGTGGAAGCCCTAAAATTACGTATCTGCTCCATTTAGAAGGGTTGCGAATCTCTTCCCGTACCGTCAGTATATACATGCGTCAAATGAATCTACGTTCTGTGGTCATGCCCAAATATCGCGTTCAGACGACGGATTCCAAACACGACCATCCCCTTGCGCCAAATACGCTGAATCAGCAATTTAAAACGTCCAAACCGAATACGGTATGGGTTACCGACATCACCTACATTCCTTGCCGAGGAGGTCGTCTATATCTGGCCAGCGTTCTGGATTTGTGCACACGTGAAATTGTAGGCTGGCGTCTATATAACCATATGGAAACCAGTTTGGTGATGGGTGCACTGGAGGAAGCTTACAAGGCCAAACGCCCCGCTCCGGGATTACTCCATCACTCGGATCGCGGCTCTCAATACACGTCAAAAGAATACGTGGAGCAACTAAAATCATACGGAATGGAATCAAGCATGAGCCGCCGAGGAAACTGTTATGATAACGCCTGTATTGAGTCGTGGCACAGTATTTTAAAGAAGGAACTCATTTACTGCAACCCTCGTTTTAAGACACCGGAAGAGGCTTATACTGCCATCTACCAGTACATTGAGTTCTATTACAACCGCAAGCGAATGCATGGCGCGCTAGGGTATCTTTCCCCTGCTCGTTTTGCGATGAAATTTACGGACAAATCCGCAGCGTAG
- a CDS encoding aldo/keto reductase — protein sequence MNQTVAAANGVGIPQLGFGLYKIKDGGTFERTVEEAIRMGYRHFDTAKIYGNEAALGRVIQNSGIPREEFFITSKVWTTDLGYRATKKAFEQTCQKLNVTYLDMYLIHFAGPQYVNAWKAMEELYDAGKIKVIGVANFEIRHLEHLKKHSRISPMVNQIETHPEFPQHELHDYMVRHRILHEAWGPLGQGSKALLEHPELAAIALCHQKSVAQVILRWHLQRGIIVIPKSSNPQRIKENNRIFDFELNEKEMEQIRRLDTGKRYSVRPNGYMVNPFYINLMKLFIRSH from the coding sequence ATGAATCAGACAGTCGCAGCGGCAAACGGAGTGGGCATTCCTCAACTCGGGTTCGGCCTATATAAGATCAAAGACGGGGGGACCTTCGAGAGGACAGTCGAGGAGGCTATTCGAATGGGTTATCGCCATTTCGATACGGCCAAAATTTATGGTAATGAAGCGGCGCTAGGTCGGGTCATCCAAAACAGCGGCATTCCCAGGGAGGAGTTCTTCATTACCTCCAAGGTATGGACGACAGACTTGGGGTACCGTGCGACAAAAAAGGCGTTTGAGCAGACTTGCCAGAAGCTGAACGTAACATATCTCGATATGTATTTGATTCATTTTGCCGGTCCTCAATACGTGAATGCCTGGAAGGCGATGGAAGAGTTATACGACGCAGGTAAAATCAAAGTTATAGGTGTAGCCAATTTCGAGATCCGGCATCTGGAGCATCTGAAGAAACATTCCCGGATCTCGCCGATGGTAAATCAGATCGAGACCCATCCGGAATTTCCGCAACACGAATTGCATGATTATATGGTTCGGCATCGGATTCTGCATGAGGCTTGGGGACCGTTGGGGCAGGGAAGCAAAGCGCTGCTGGAGCATCCGGAGCTGGCGGCAATTGCCCTTTGCCATCAGAAGTCGGTTGCGCAAGTCATTTTGCGGTGGCATCTGCAACGCGGAATTATTGTCATCCCCAAATCATCGAATCCTCAAAGGATAAAAGAGAACAATAGAATATTCGACTTTGAGTTGAATGAGAAGGAAATGGAACAAATACGACGGTTGGACACGGGTAAGAGATATTCCGTAAGGCCGAATGGCTACATGGTCAACCCGTTTTATATCAATTTGATGAAGTTATTTATTCGCTCTCATTGA
- a CDS encoding ArsR/SmtB family transcription factor gives MDQELATTIAIEFKNNQKVLNAIGDETRQAILIALIQGPQKPGMRVGEIRMKTHLSRPTVSHHLKILKESQIISVRKEGTLNYYSLDSGSKLKLLKNLVNEIEKLLTQCEEQASEQELGNTGRGSCE, from the coding sequence TTGGATCAGGAACTTGCGACCACGATTGCTATCGAATTTAAGAACAATCAGAAGGTGTTGAATGCGATCGGAGACGAGACCCGGCAAGCCATCCTCATAGCCTTGATTCAAGGGCCGCAAAAACCCGGCATGCGCGTAGGAGAGATCAGGATGAAGACTCACCTTTCCCGACCGACCGTATCACATCATCTGAAAATATTGAAAGAATCACAGATAATAAGCGTTCGTAAAGAAGGAACTCTCAACTATTACAGCCTTGACTCCGGTAGCAAGTTGAAATTGTTGAAAAACCTGGTGAACGAGATAGAAAAGTTGCTAACGCAATGTGAAGAACAAGCATCGGAACAAGAATTAGGAAACACGGGGAGGGGGAGTTGCGAATGA
- a CDS encoding SDR family oxidoreductase, with product MRVFVTGATGYIGSAVTRELIQRGHQVIGLVRSDSSAAKLEESGAEVHRGDINDLDSLRSGAAAADGVIHLAFHHDFSNFAGALTTDLHAVEAIGAALEGSGKPFVITTHVNGVATENMVLALAERGVRTSIVELCPSVHGEGDTGFVPSLINIAKTKGFSAYVEEGNNRWPAVHRLDAAHLYCLALEKAPAGSRLDGVADEGVPFCDIASAIGEQLNVPVVSISREEADAHFGFLSTLAALDIPRSSVATQELMGWRPVQPALIPDLKQSHYFNN from the coding sequence ATGCGCGTTTTCGTAACAGGAGCAACAGGCTACATCGGTTCCGCTGTCACCCGCGAACTTATTCAAAGGGGGCATCAGGTCATCGGTCTCGTGCGTTCAGACAGTAGTGCTGCGAAACTAGAAGAGTCCGGGGCCGAAGTACACCGCGGTGACATCAACGATCTTGACAGCCTCCGTAGTGGTGCAGCTGCTGCGGATGGCGTCATTCATCTGGCATTCCATCACGATTTCTCGAACTTCGCTGGAGCACTCACAACAGATCTGCATGCCGTAGAAGCGATAGGGGCGGCACTTGAAGGATCTGGTAAGCCGTTCGTAATCACCACGCATGTGAATGGAGTGGCAACGGAGAACATGGTGTTAGCGCTGGCAGAGCGTGGAGTGCGTACATCGATTGTAGAGCTTTGTCCATCGGTACACGGTGAGGGTGACACAGGATTTGTGCCGAGCTTGATTAATATTGCCAAGACTAAGGGCTTCTCGGCCTATGTGGAAGAGGGGAACAACCGTTGGCCGGCTGTACATCGCCTTGACGCCGCGCATCTATATTGCCTGGCGTTAGAAAAGGCACCTGCTGGTTCACGACTAGATGGGGTGGCAGATGAAGGAGTGCCATTTTGCGACATCGCGAGTGCTATTGGTGAGCAGCTGAACGTACCTGTAGTCAGCATTTCACGCGAAGAGGCAGATGCCCATTTTGGCTTTCTCAGCACACTCGCAGCGCTCGATATCCCGAGATCAAGCGTTGCAACTCAGGAACTTATGGGATGGCGGCCAGTGCAACCTGCACTGATTCCCGACCTTAAACAGTCTCATTACTTCAACAACTGA
- a CDS encoding SDR family oxidoreductase — MQDKPVALVTGANKGIGFQIAKDLTEHGFTVLVGSRSLENGETASKSIGLNSHALQLDVTDENSIAAAAERIRNEFGRLDVLVNNAGISHAGRSGEPFPNGGAASGLLTVASLEDIRTVYETNVFGVIAVTQAMLPLLQEAPAARIVNIGSTGGSLSWNSIPENSHRAMFGAYSASKSAVHAVTLAFAFALESTNIKVNAACPGFTSTALNNFAGTRSVEQGAREAVRLAMIGADGPTGTFSDEDGPIAW, encoded by the coding sequence ATGCAAGATAAACCCGTTGCTCTGGTCACTGGGGCTAATAAAGGTATCGGCTTTCAAATTGCGAAGGATCTCACGGAACACGGCTTCACCGTGCTCGTTGGATCTCGCAGCCTTGAGAATGGAGAAACTGCCTCAAAAAGCATCGGTTTGAATTCACACGCTCTCCAGCTCGACGTTACAGATGAAAACTCCATCGCTGCTGCTGCAGAACGTATTCGGAACGAATTTGGTCGTCTCGATGTACTCGTGAACAATGCGGGGATCTCGCACGCAGGCAGATCAGGTGAACCATTTCCGAACGGTGGCGCAGCGAGTGGTCTTTTGACCGTTGCTTCGCTTGAAGATATTCGTACAGTTTATGAGACTAATGTTTTTGGTGTTATTGCTGTCACGCAGGCGATGTTGCCACTTTTGCAGGAGGCCCCGGCAGCACGTATCGTCAACATAGGCAGTACCGGTGGCTCCCTTAGCTGGAACTCTATTCCGGAAAACTCGCATCGTGCTATGTTTGGTGCCTATTCGGCATCAAAATCGGCTGTTCATGCGGTGACACTTGCCTTTGCATTTGCGCTTGAATCAACAAACATCAAGGTCAATGCGGCATGTCCAGGCTTCACATCAACTGCGCTTAATAATTTTGCTGGTACTCGTAGTGTTGAACAAGGGGCTCGTGAAGCGGTCCGGCTGGCGATGATTGGAGCGGATGGTCCAACAGGAACATTCTCAGATGAGGATGGACCCATTGCTTGGTGA
- a CDS encoding MarR family winged helix-turn-helix transcriptional regulator yields MDKNELNEEEMRIWHMWKGSFQTIFGRIVKDMADHSGLSEGDFGVLDRLVLFGDGSLRQQELADSMDWDKSRLSHHLKRMEKRGLVMKKPLDNDRGVQVSITSSGKSMLDDARPFLSKAIRKHFFEQLTEQDIELITKLAERTNSSS; encoded by the coding sequence ATGGATAAAAATGAACTTAACGAAGAAGAAATGCGAATATGGCATATGTGGAAAGGTTCCTTTCAGACCATCTTCGGTCGCATCGTCAAAGATATGGCCGATCACTCAGGATTGTCAGAGGGTGATTTTGGAGTATTGGACCGATTAGTCCTTTTTGGGGACGGTAGCCTTCGCCAACAGGAATTAGCCGACTCTATGGACTGGGATAAAAGTCGGTTATCTCATCATCTGAAGCGTATGGAAAAACGTGGACTCGTGATGAAGAAACCATTAGACAACGATCGTGGAGTTCAAGTAAGTATCACTTCTTCTGGAAAATCAATGTTAGATGATGCCCGTCCCTTCCTCTCTAAGGCAATACGCAAACATTTTTTTGAACAATTAACCGAACAAGATATCGAGTTGATTACTAAACTGGCGGAAAGGACAAACTCAAGCTCTTAG
- a CDS encoding DUF418 domain-containing protein, with amino-acid sequence MSTSKKRVQVIDGLRGFSLAGIVLANMLAFQYGMYGQSKPQLFGIGGADQAFLSFLLITVVGSFMPIFAFMFGFGMVKLSESLKSRDLRPKCHLARRFLLLFGIGLLHIIYLWEGDILAFYGVLGFFLLMFLNRKPKTLLIWAVLLLMGAGILGLPASNPMNPLAIESIHMENYIIQSQDVYGNGTYAEIRDFSNNGDPFGGDLELSFALLILLLAPLMTVPMFLLGMRAARIGTFSDPQAMRRIYLRRASFLIPVGLILKAYGVLAPQLGAEGWLGIGIGGTLGGSLLALGYIYAFALLYAGSRRSSLMGKFEAVGRLSLTNYLMQSVICTTIFYGYGLGLFGSAGVFIGAIIALAVYGIQLWLSPLYLKKFSNGPVEYLLRIWTYLSWKGQPRKKKRSNLTTHENAPGVQ; translated from the coding sequence TTGAGCACATCAAAAAAGCGCGTTCAAGTCATTGATGGACTGCGCGGATTCAGTCTGGCCGGCATTGTGCTGGCGAATATGCTGGCTTTTCAATATGGAATGTATGGCCAGAGTAAACCCCAACTGTTCGGGATTGGCGGAGCAGATCAGGCTTTTCTCTCGTTCCTGCTGATCACTGTGGTGGGCAGTTTTATGCCGATTTTTGCATTTATGTTTGGCTTCGGAATGGTTAAACTCTCGGAAAGCCTAAAATCACGAGATTTACGACCAAAGTGTCATCTGGCACGCCGTTTTCTACTACTGTTTGGAATTGGATTACTGCACATCATCTATCTGTGGGAAGGGGATATCCTGGCATTTTATGGCGTACTCGGTTTCTTCCTGCTCATGTTCCTTAATCGGAAGCCCAAAACGCTGCTCATATGGGCGGTACTGCTACTCATGGGAGCGGGCATACTTGGTCTCCCGGCATCTAATCCGATGAACCCGCTGGCGATTGAGTCCATTCATATGGAGAACTATATCATTCAAAGTCAGGATGTATACGGCAACGGCACATACGCGGAAATCAGGGATTTCAGTAATAACGGCGATCCGTTCGGCGGAGATTTGGAGCTGTCATTCGCCCTATTGATCCTGCTGTTAGCACCACTCATGACGGTGCCGATGTTCCTGCTCGGCATGCGCGCTGCCAGAATCGGCACGTTTAGCGATCCGCAAGCGATGAGGCGTATTTATCTTCGCCGTGCCTCGTTTTTGATTCCAGTTGGTTTGATACTCAAAGCATACGGTGTATTGGCGCCACAATTGGGTGCGGAAGGTTGGCTCGGTATCGGTATCGGGGGGACGCTTGGAGGATCGTTGCTTGCACTGGGATACATATATGCATTTGCACTGTTATATGCGGGAAGCCGCCGTTCCAGCCTGATGGGCAAGTTCGAGGCGGTTGGCCGTCTCTCGTTGACGAATTACCTGATGCAGAGCGTAATCTGTACGACAATTTTCTATGGATATGGCCTGGGACTGTTTGGAAGTGCTGGCGTGTTTATCGGAGCGATTATTGCACTTGCAGTCTACGGCATTCAATTGTGGCTCAGTCCGCTATATCTTAAGAAATTTAGCAATGGGCCTGTCGAGTACCTGCTACGGATTTGGACATATCTGTCCTGGAAAGGGCAGCCAAGAAAGAAGAAAAGATCGAACTTAACTACGCATGAAAACGCGCCTGGTGTCCAGTAA
- the map gene encoding type I methionyl aminopeptidase has translation MIARTEEDFNGLKEIGKIVASIRDELVQRTIPGITTKELDDLAGELFEKAGAVSAPKSEYNFPGFTCISVNEEVAHGIPGDRVIQEGDIVNIDVSGSKNSYFADTGISFVVGEGAEVLTKICDVVKLAFEAGLKKAKPGSKKSGIGKAVFQTARQHELTVIKNLTGHGVGRGIHEAPDHIYNYNDPSDDELLKEGMVIAFEPFISTSEEEVVQTGDGWTFVTKNSYVAQIEHTIILTKNGPIIVTL, from the coding sequence ATGATCGCAAGAACAGAAGAAGATTTTAATGGCTTGAAGGAAATTGGCAAAATTGTGGCTTCTATTAGAGATGAATTGGTTCAAAGAACCATCCCAGGCATAACGACTAAAGAACTTGATGATTTGGCAGGAGAGCTTTTTGAGAAAGCTGGTGCAGTTTCTGCTCCAAAAAGTGAATATAATTTCCCGGGATTTACTTGTATTAGTGTTAATGAAGAAGTGGCACATGGTATCCCGGGAGATCGGGTTATTCAAGAAGGGGACATCGTCAATATTGATGTGTCTGGCTCCAAGAACAGTTATTTTGCAGATACGGGAATCTCGTTTGTTGTAGGCGAAGGTGCAGAAGTGTTAACGAAAATATGCGACGTTGTTAAACTGGCATTTGAAGCAGGTCTTAAAAAAGCAAAACCGGGCTCCAAAAAAAGCGGAATCGGAAAAGCCGTATTCCAAACTGCCAGACAGCATGAATTAACGGTTATTAAAAACCTTACAGGACATGGTGTTGGACGTGGAATACACGAAGCACCTGACCACATCTATAATTATAATGATCCATCAGATGATGAATTGTTAAAAGAAGGTATGGTTATCGCATTCGAGCCATTTATCTCAACTTCAGAAGAAGAAGTAGTCCAAACTGGAGATGGCTGGACCTTTGTTACTAAAAACAGCTATGTAGCTCAAATAGAACATACCATTATTCTTACTAAAAATGGTCCGATTATTGTCACTCTTTAA